The stretch of DNA TCCGTACTGATGAAGCCAGACAAGCTAACGGATGAGGAATTCAAGCAAATGAAGATGCATACGGAGATTGGATTTAAATTGCTCAAAGACGAGCCGAATATTCCTTTAATTGCCGCCCACTGTGCTTTTCAGCATCATGAGAGACTGGACGGAACCGGTTATCCGCGTGGAATCAAGGGCGATGAAATTCATGAATATGCCAAGTGGCTAGCAATTGCCGACTCTTATGATGCTATGACAACACACCGAGTGTACCGATCGGCGCTATTACCCCATCAAGCAACGGAAATATTGTACGCTGGATGCGGAACCTTATATGATAAGCGGATGCTCGAGGTGTTCAGGGATCATTTGGCTATATATCCCCTCGGCATTACGGTAAAGCTGAGCACGGGAGAGCGCGGTGTTGTCGCCAATATTCATCCTCATGCACCTCAAAGGCCAGTTGTTCGTGTACTTGAAGGTCCTGACGAGCAAGTGCTTGCGGATCCTTATGATCTTGACTTATCTGTTAATCTGTCTGTGGTGATCACCGAGGTAGGCATGGAGCAGGCTCAGGAGAATGCTTCATTAATTGTATGAATAAGGCCCGTTCGTACTTGAACGGGTCTCTTATCTTTATCTGCTCTACGTGCTCAGGATAATTTCATGATATGATAAGAGGATACGAAAGAGGCCTAAAGTCGCAAAAGGTGCAATGAATTCGAAATTAGGTTAATAAAAGGAATAAGGTGAGTAAATCATGAGTATAGGGAAGTTGTCTTATCCGCAGCTAGAGAACATCACACCGGCTAACGATCCATGGGATCCGATCCGGTCGCTTCGCAGCTATGGAAGACATGTATTAACGAGTGTGGAGATGACGATCACGAATCTTTGCAATATGCGCTGTGAGCATTGCGCTGTAGGAGACAGCCTAGTGCTGCGTGAACCGGAGCAGATCCCGCTGGATCTTATGCTGAAGCGGCTGGATGAGGTGGAGCATCTGGAGACCATAAGCATTACAGGCGGAGAGCCCAGCTTTCGTCTGGCGACCGTAGAGGAGAAGATCATTCCTCTGCTGAAGTATGCTAAGGAGCGGGGAATTCGCTCACAGATTAACTCCAATTTGACTCTGGATTATGGCCGGTATGAGAAGCTGCTTCCTTATCTGGACGTTATGCATATCTCGTTCAATTACACGAACCCTCAGGATTTCCATGAGGTTTGCTTTGCACGCAGCCCCCATCCTGTAGGCTTTGATACCGCCGTTAAAATGTATGACACCATGATGGACAACGCCCGCCGCTTAAGCGAAGATGGCATGTTTATCTCAGCCGAATCCATGATCAATTACCGCACTCATCAGAAGCTGCCTGAAATCCATCGGCTGATATTGGAAATGGGCTGCCGGCGTCATGAGGTGCATCCTATGTATGCTGCAGATTTTGCAGAAGGGTTGCCGGTATTATCCCTGGAGGATATGCTCAGAGCTATTGAATCTCTGCTGGATGCCCGTGATCCCGACGTTTGGATGCTGTTCGGAACACTGCCGTTCCTTGCTTGCAGTGCTCAAGAAGCGCATCTTGCGCTGCTGCGCCGTCTGCGCCGTGAGCCGAACGTTACAGTGCGTAACGATCCGGACGGTCGCAACAGAGTGAACGTTAATATGTTCACCGGAGACGTATTTGTGACGGATTTTGCAGCGATTCCTTCCTTTGGGAATATTGCCGATCAGAAGCTGGATGATATTTTTGAGAGATGGCTGAATGAGCATCCGCTGAGTCAATCCGTAAATTGTCACTGTGATGCTGTAAGCTGTTGC from Paenibacillus sp. CAA11 encodes:
- a CDS encoding HD-GYP domain-containing protein, which codes for MRLLPVTSLMPGMKLAKKIYSEEGLILLSENAELTESLIRRLKMLGLNYVYVADPRMEDIEIPEVITEETQRKAMDAIRSNFRQLSGSSVKGRVYPFLGKKFVNVVESILDDISSREDVLIMMVNINNADEYLFRHSLNVCIYTLLLGKAYGYTKDELTIIGLGALLHDIGKTKIPSSVLMKPDKLTDEEFKQMKMHTEIGFKLLKDEPNIPLIAAHCAFQHHERLDGTGYPRGIKGDEIHEYAKWLAIADSYDAMTTHRVYRSALLPHQATEILYAGCGTLYDKRMLEVFRDHLAIYPLGITVKLSTGERGVVANIHPHAPQRPVVRVLEGPDEQVLADPYDLDLSVNLSVVITEVGMEQAQENASLIV
- the yfkAB gene encoding radical SAM/CxCxxxxC motif protein YfkAB; this translates as MSIGKLSYPQLENITPANDPWDPIRSLRSYGRHVLTSVEMTITNLCNMRCEHCAVGDSLVLREPEQIPLDLMLKRLDEVEHLETISITGGEPSFRLATVEEKIIPLLKYAKERGIRSQINSNLTLDYGRYEKLLPYLDVMHISFNYTNPQDFHEVCFARSPHPVGFDTAVKMYDTMMDNARRLSEDGMFISAESMINYRTHQKLPEIHRLILEMGCRRHEVHPMYAADFAEGLPVLSLEDMLRAIESLLDARDPDVWMLFGTLPFLACSAQEAHLALLRRLRREPNVTVRNDPDGRNRVNVNMFTGDVFVTDFAAIPSFGNIADQKLDDIFERWLNEHPLSQSVNCHCDAVSCCGPNLLVADMYYKGTDFKLRKANTL